The Rhododendron vialii isolate Sample 1 chromosome 6a, ASM3025357v1 genome includes a window with the following:
- the LOC131329574 gene encoding nitrate reductase [NADH]-like, producing the protein MAAYVENRQFSLLEQCLQTSVVHAIKPGPNHRSDTTRPIERSVFDDYSSGEDESQNEEFEETIKQGKMELEPSVCDSRDKGTSDHWVHRNPTLIRLTGKHPFNSEPSLTRLMHHRFITPAPLHYVRNHGPVPLATWDDWTLEVTGLVKRPARFTMAQLVSEFPSREFPVTLVCAGNRRKEQNMVKKTVGFNWGPSAVATSVWRGVPLRCVLERCGILSRRMGALNVCFEGAEDLPGGGGSKYGTSIKKEYAMDPSRDIVLAYMQNGELLSPDHGFPVRMIIPGFIGGRMVKWLKRIIVTTQESDSYYHYNDNKVLPSHVDSELANAQAWWYKPEYVINELNINSVITTPGHEEILAIKSWTSGTPYTLRGYAYSGGGKKVTRVEVTMDGGETWHVCQLDHPEKPNKYGKYWCWCFWSLEVEVNQLVASKEMAVRAWDQTQNTQPEKLIWNLMGMMNNCWFRVKINVCKPQNGELGIVFEHPTQPGNLSGGWMAREKHIETPSINVSSNQNIEKSVASSLITTSNLYSMSEVEKHNSADSAWIVVHGHVYNCTRFLKGHPGGADSILINAGTDCTEEFDAIHSDKAKKLLEDYRVGELITTGYASSTDWTHSSPNNSVLPSASETRQTAPPLREIARPRSVALVPREKFPCKLVEKISISHDVRKFRFALPSEDQVLGLPVGKHIFLCGKIDGKLCMRGYTPTSTIDQMGYFELVVKIYFKDVNPRFPNGGLMSQHLESLPIGSVLDVKGPLGHIEYTGKGNFTVHGGQNKFARRLAMIAGGTGITPIYQVIQAILNDPEDETEMYLVYANRTEEDILMREELDSWAVKNPRLKVWYVVGKSISQGWRYSVGKVNESILREHLPGRAEDALALACGPPSMIQSAVQPNLEKMGYDINSSFFVF; encoded by the exons ATGGCTGCATATGTCGAGAACCGGCAATTCAGTCTCCTAGAACAGTGTCTACAAACGAGCGTCGTCCACGCCATTAAGCCCGGTCCAAACCACCGGTCCGATACCACCCGCCCGATCGAGCGCTCGGTTTTCGACGACTACTCATCCGGCGAAGATGAGAGCCAGAATGAAGAATTCGAAGAAACGATCAAGCAGGGGAAAATGGAATTAGAACCCTCCGTTTGTGATTCAAGGGACAAAGGAACCTCCGACCATTGGGTACACCGGAACCCGACGCTGATCCGTTTAACCGGGAAGCACCCGTTTAATTCCGAGCCTTCCCTGACCCGGCTCATGCACCACAGGTTCATCACCCCGGCCCCGCTCCACTACGTCCGGAACCACGGCCCGGTCCCATTGGCCACATGGGACGACTGGACCCTCGAGGTAACCGGGTTGGTCAAGCGACCGGCTCGGTTCACAATGGCCCAGTTGGTGTCCGAGTTTCCGTCCCGAGAGTTTCCCGTTACACTGGTATGTGCCGGTAACcgccgaaaagaacaaaacatggTGAAGAAGACAGTGGGCTTCAACTGGGGCCCTTCGGCGGTGGCCACTTCGGTGTGGCGCGGTGTACCGTTACGGTGCGTGCTGGAGCGGTGCGGCATCTTGAGCCGTCGGATGGGAGCGCTGAACGTGTGCTTCGAGGGGGCAGAGGATCTACCAGGAGGCGGTGGGTCCAAGTACGGCACAAGTATCAAGAAGGAGTATGCGATGGATCCATCGCGAGACATCGTGTTAGCTTACATGCAGAACGGTGAGCTCTTATCGCCCGATCACGGGTTCCCGGTGAGGATGATCATACCGGGATTCATTGGCGGCCGCATGGTGAAATGGCTCAAGCGTATCATTGTAACAACTCAAGAATCAGACAGTTATTACCATTACAACGACAACAAAGTGCTTCCGTCCCACGTAGACTCCGAGCTTGCCAACGCCCAAG CTTGGTGGTACAAGCCGGAATACGTCATCAATGAACTAAACATAAACTCGGTGATTACCACACCGGGGCACGAAGAGATATTGGCGATAAAGTCGTGGACAAGTGGAACGCCTTACACGTTGAGGGGTTACGCATATTCCG GAGGTGGAAAGAAAGTGACACGTGTCGAGGTGACGATGGACGGAGGGGAAACGTGGCACGTGTGCCAGCTGGACCACCCAGAGAAGCCCAACAAGTACGGGAAATACTGGTGCTGGTGCTTCTGGTCTCTGGAGGTAGAGGTCAACCAACTGGTTGCATCCAAGGAGATGGCGGTTCGAGCTTGGGACCAAACCCAAAACACCCAACCCGAGAAGCTTATTTGGAATCTCATG ggCATGATGAACAATTGCTGGTTCCGAGTGAAAATCAACGTGTGCAAGCCCCAAAATGGCGAACTCGGGATCGTCTTCGAGCACCCAACTCAGCCGGGGAACCTGTCTGGGGGCTGGATGGCTCGAGAAAAGCACATTGAAACCCCCTCCATCAACGTCTCCTCCAATCAAAACATTGAAAAGAGCGTCGCTTCATCCCTCATAACCACCTCAAATCTCTACTCAATGTCCGAGGTCGAGAAGCACAACTCGGCTGACTCAGCCTGGATCGTCGTCCACGGCCACGTCTACAACTGCACCCGGTTTTTAAAGGGTCACCCTGGGGGCGCCGACAGCATTTTGATAAATGCCGGAACGGATTGCACCGAGGAGTTTGACGCGATTCATTCCGATAAGGCCAAGAAGCTTCTGGAAGATTATAGGGTTGGAGAGTTGATAACTACCGGATACGCGTCCTCTACTGATTGGACTCACTCGTCACCTAATAACTCAGTCCTCCCCAGTGCGTCGGAAACGAGGCAGACGGCTCCTCCTCTTAGAGAAATCGCGCGGCCAAGGAGTGTGGCGCTCGTTCCACGGGAGAAATTCCCGTGCAAGCTTGTGGAGAAGATTTCAATTTCTCATGACGTGCGGAAGTTTAGATTCGCATTGCCATCTGAAGATCAG GTGCTGGGATTACCAGTGGGGAAGCATATATTCCTGTGTGGGAAGATCGATGGTAAGCTGTGCATGAGAGGGTACACGCCAACGAGCACCATCGATCAAATGGGCTACTTTGAACTAGTGGTGAAGATTTACTTCAAAGATGTGAACCCGAGATTCCCCAATGGAGGTCTAATGTCACAGCACTTGGAATCACTCCCAATAGGCTCTGTTTTAGACGTGAAGGGTCCATTGGGTCACATTGAGTACACCGGAAAAGGCAACTTCACCGTCCATGGTGGCCAAAACAAGTTTGCTCGGAGGTTGGCAATGATCGCTGGAGGGACAGGAATCACACCCATATATCAG GTAATTCAAGCGATATTAAATGATCCAGAAGATGAAACAGAGATGTACTTGGTGTATGCAAATCGGACGGAAGAGGATATTCTGATGAGGGAAGAACTTGATTCATGGGCAGTGAAGAATCCGAGGTTAAAGGTATGGTATGTGGTGGGAAAGTCAATAAGCCAAGGGTGGAGATATAGTGTGGGAAAAGTCAACGAGAGTATCCTGAGGGAACACCTCCCCGGGCGGGCGGAGGACGCGCTGGCGCTGGCGTGCGGGCCGCCGTCGATGATTCAGTCTGCGGTGCAGCCTAACTTGGAGAAGATGGGCTATGACATCAACAGCTCGTTTTTCGTGTTTTGA